A single Calderihabitans maritimus DNA region contains:
- a CDS encoding DUF1731 domain-containing protein produces the protein MLGKVLKRPSWLRVPGFALRLSFGEMADMLLTGQRVLPVKLQEKGYRFKYPVVEEALKASLLNQVLVNRL, from the coding sequence GTGCTAGGAAAAGTGCTGAAGAGGCCTTCTTGGCTGCGGGTTCCCGGCTTTGCCCTGCGCCTGTCGTTTGGCGAAATGGCCGACATGCTGTTAACCGGTCAGCGGGTGCTTCCCGTCAAACTGCAGGAAAAAGGATATCGTTTTAAGTATCCCGTCGTCGAGGAAGCTCTGAAGGCGAGTCTCTTAAACCAGGTCCTGGTAAATCGTTTATGA
- a CDS encoding twin-arginine translocase TatA/TatE family subunit, which produces MIIFGAGKLPGMGRALGQSIREFKGAIKEPENKRAEDRQSE; this is translated from the coding sequence ATGATAATCTTCGGCGCCGGCAAACTGCCCGGTATGGGTAGGGCGCTGGGCCAAAGTATCCGGGAGTTCAAAGGTGCAATTAAGGAGCCGGAGAACAAGAGAGCGGAAGACCGACAAAGCGAATAG